In Caretta caretta isolate rCarCar2 chromosome 4, rCarCar1.hap1, whole genome shotgun sequence, one genomic interval encodes:
- the S100P gene encoding protein S100-P, whose protein sequence is MSELETAMGMIIDVFDKYSRAEGNKQTLTKGELKTLLEKELPNFLSSVKDKEAVDKLFKGLDENGDSEVDFNEFVIFVAAMTCCCHKYFEQKGPK, encoded by the exons ATGTCTGAACTGGAAACTGCAATGGGAATGATCATTGATGTCTTTGACAAGTATTCCAGGGCTGAAGGCAATAAGCAAACCCTCACCAAAGGAGAACTAAAGACCCTCCTGGAAAAAGAGCTACCCAACTTCCTCTCG TCGGTGAAAGATAAGGAAGCTGTTGACAAACTCTTCAAGGGTCTGGACGAAAATGGAGATTCTGAAGTAGACTTCAATGAATTTGTCATCTTTGTGGCAGCCATGACttgctgttgtcataaatatttTGAGCAGAAAGGACCTAAATGA